One stretch of Tepidibacter hydrothermalis DNA includes these proteins:
- the tenA gene encoding thiaminase II, producing MKISEYLLKEVAHIWDKYIDHPFVKQIGEGSLPKEKFEKYLIQDYLYLKEYSKVFCMGVIKAKTMDEMRFFYKSIKGTMEDETAVHIEYLKKFGIEEIEIESMDMNLVTTSYISYMQALALTGDLEDIVATTLPCTWSYNYIGKYLKDKYSDCLEGNYYKAWIDTYASDGYCQFTQAWIDYIDDLCADITDEKKENIKEIFIKSSLYELEFWNMAYTELD from the coding sequence ATGAAAATATCAGAATATCTATTAAAAGAGGTAGCACATATATGGGATAAATATATAGATCATCCATTTGTAAAACAAATAGGTGAAGGAAGCTTACCTAAAGAAAAGTTCGAAAAGTATTTAATACAAGATTATTTATACTTGAAAGAGTATTCTAAGGTATTTTGTATGGGAGTTATAAAAGCTAAAACTATGGACGAAATGAGATTTTTTTATAAGTCAATAAAAGGTACTATGGAAGATGAGACTGCAGTTCATATAGAGTATTTGAAAAAGTTTGGAATAGAAGAAATAGAGATCGAAAGTATGGATATGAACTTAGTAACGACATCGTATATAAGTTATATGCAGGCTTTAGCTTTAACTGGAGATTTGGAGGATATAGTAGCAACAACTCTTCCATGTACATGGAGCTATAATTATATAGGCAAGTATCTAAAGGATAAATATTCAGATTGTTTAGAAGGTAACTACTATAAAGCATGGATAGATACATATGCATCAGATGGATACTGTCAGTTTACGCAGGCATGGATAGATTATATAGATGATTTATGTGCTGATATAACAGATGAAAAGAAAGAAAATATTAAAGAAATATTTATAAAATCTAGCCTTTATGAATTAGAATTTTGGAATATGGCATACACGGAATTAGACTAG
- a CDS encoding DUF3783 domain-containing protein, translated as MSFNRIDDNNNEKPNDPHKILIYGYSDQDMIKFEDSFKNVGENDFIFLNNSNLNQKVYDIIISNNMSENNTSNEDFPNIPFILLSGFSNKEVMDFFNFIKENNFPKPLIALLTKTNKSWFLKDLIKDVYQEHMIMINKK; from the coding sequence ATGAGTTTTAATAGAATAGATGATAATAATAATGAAAAACCTAACGATCCACATAAAATTTTAATATACGGATATTCGGATCAAGATATGATTAAATTTGAAGATTCATTTAAAAATGTTGGTGAAAATGATTTTATATTTTTAAATAATTCAAATTTAAATCAAAAAGTATATGATATAATCATTTCGAACAATATGAGTGAAAATAATACTTCAAATGAAGATTTTCCAAATATCCCTTTTATACTTTTAAGTGGTTTTTCCAATAAAGAAGTTATGGATTTCTTTAATTTTATAAAAGAAAACAATTTCCCCAAACCACTAATAGCACTACTAACAAAAACTAATAAATCATGGTTTCTAAAAGATTTAATAAAAGATGTTTATCAAGAACATATGATCATGATAAATAAAAAATAA
- the thiT gene encoding energy-coupled thiamine transporter ThiT: MKNSIILGISILLLILYVWDLKKHKLDLRSIITVGIFSGISYILYIIQFIKYPQGGGISLFSMVPVMLISMMYGRTVGLTGGLVFGLLKMLNGMFVVHPAQFLLDYILSTMGIGLACTFGRESKSKIFAGCLFAVIVSVGINIISGAVYFGQYAPEGMNVWWYSFIYNASSAGVEGVLCAVIVSILPIEKFMNSRYVKAYKS, translated from the coding sequence ATGAAAAACAGTATTATTTTAGGCATTTCAATATTATTATTAATATTATATGTTTGGGATTTGAAAAAACATAAACTTGATTTAAGAAGTATTATAACTGTAGGAATTTTTAGTGGGATATCTTATATACTCTACATTATACAATTTATCAAATATCCTCAAGGTGGAGGTATAAGTTTATTTTCTATGGTACCTGTAATGTTAATTTCAATGATGTATGGAAGAACAGTTGGATTAACTGGAGGACTTGTATTTGGATTGTTAAAGATGTTAAACGGAATGTTTGTAGTTCATCCAGCGCAGTTTTTACTAGACTATATATTATCCACTATGGGAATCGGACTAGCGTGTACATTTGGACGAGAAAGTAAGTCTAAAATATTTGCGGGATGTTTATTTGCAGTGATTGTAAGTGTCGGAATAAATATTATATCTGGAGCTGTTTATTTCGGTCAATATGCACCTGAGGGCATGAACGTATGGTGGTATTCTTTCATATATAATGCATCAAGTGCAGGTGTAGAAGGTGTATTATGTGCAGTTATAGTATCTATTCTTCCTATTGAAAAATTTATGAACAGTAGATATGTAAAAGCATACAAATCTTAA
- a CDS encoding S8 family peptidase, with protein MDFEVIVKYHGDLSKIEEDLESVVELLNERFAIITLKEEDIPKLLDYEEIEYIERPFILGPSLTGSEASGIDSFKSTTGLTGDGVIIGIIDSGIDYRHPYFINEDSTSKIISIWDQTREGNPPEGFKEGYVYTNEDINKALEGEESIPFVDQVGHGTHVAGIASSAAPDADIIAVKVGTKGIESFARTTEFMRAVKYIIDEAEKLGKPVVINISYGTNEGPHDGTSLFEEYLDDMSQRWKTSIVVAAGNEGDKGHHKYVKLEEDVLKPIEFSVGPGERELDIAIWKKFADDFTFKVVNPSGVSSPNIGENSGEINAMLGNTNMTSFFVPPTPYTLREQARINLKWNPYIQEGIWKIIIDASEVVEGDVDIYLPISEKLSKNTKFLDPTTELTITTPATAKRVISVGSYDHKTDTTSSFSGRGDVSRNIVKPDIVAPGEDIVSSFPGGGLAALSGTSMAAPQVAGSIALLMEWGIADGNDPFLYADRIKALILKNATRDKSFLEYPDEIWGYGELNLKDINTQGFRNLYRGDNNYRDGNDGLKEYVVEYQGDIADELNEMGIDKIQKINDRYAVVYVPDYLNAEILVERIDNIVAVRRPMKMVPLIDNSIEETGSKFFHEHPYIPQTGRGVLVAIIDSGVDYSHPDFIYEDDTSKIVSIWDQNLEGNPPEGFVFGKEYTREEINEAIQSGEKLETTDETGHGTLVAGIIGGRGMVDEKYVGAAPDSEFVVVKLENHNGHYNSSDLMLGIKYAYEKAQELGMPLVINVSVGSNEGSHDGRTMLENYIYELTRNRGVVAVTAAGNEADTKTHYSGKFNNTGEVQEVELKVGENQDDLEVYFWGKKPDRISVGLVSPTGDAIDKIPAKLSETELVKFTMEGSETNITYKFPDELTGDEFIGISFENIKPGNWIIKLYGDYIVDGRYDMYLPNKELLADGTEFLKADPYGTIVTPGTAEAGITAGAYNHRDNSLYRASSRGPTRDDRIKPDIVAPGVNITSTTPGGGYGTITGTSAAGAHTAGAVAQLLQWGIVEGNDTRMYTPKVKTYLIRGANMREGDEYPNISWGYGSLDLRRAFEKIRSVFNWRYSSQVKKDI; from the coding sequence GTGGATTTTGAGGTTATAGTTAAATATCACGGTGATTTATCAAAAATAGAAGAAGATTTGGAGTCTGTTGTTGAGCTTTTAAATGAAAGGTTTGCAATAATTACTTTAAAAGAAGAAGATATACCTAAATTACTAGATTACGAAGAGATAGAATATATAGAGAGACCTTTTATTTTAGGACCGAGTTTAACAGGTTCTGAAGCAAGTGGAATAGATTCTTTTAAAAGCACAACAGGTCTCACGGGTGATGGGGTTATAATAGGAATTATAGATTCTGGAATAGATTATAGGCACCCGTATTTTATTAATGAAGATTCTACATCCAAGATAATAAGTATATGGGATCAAACAAGAGAGGGGAATCCACCTGAAGGATTTAAAGAAGGATATGTTTATACAAATGAAGATATCAATAAAGCACTTGAGGGAGAAGAGAGTATTCCTTTTGTAGATCAAGTAGGGCATGGGACACATGTAGCAGGAATAGCATCCTCTGCAGCCCCAGATGCCGATATAATAGCTGTTAAGGTAGGAACTAAGGGAATAGAGTCATTTGCTAGAACAACAGAGTTTATGAGGGCTGTAAAGTATATAATAGATGAAGCAGAAAAATTAGGTAAACCTGTTGTTATAAATATAAGTTATGGAACTAATGAAGGACCTCATGATGGAACTTCTTTGTTTGAAGAGTATTTAGATGATATGTCACAAAGATGGAAAACTTCTATTGTCGTTGCAGCTGGTAATGAAGGTGATAAGGGGCATCATAAGTATGTAAAGCTTGAAGAAGATGTATTAAAGCCAATTGAATTCTCTGTAGGACCTGGAGAAAGAGAGCTTGACATTGCTATATGGAAGAAATTTGCCGATGATTTCACCTTTAAAGTTGTAAATCCATCTGGAGTATCTAGTCCAAACATTGGAGAAAACTCTGGAGAAATAAATGCTATGTTAGGAAATACCAATATGACATCTTTTTTTGTTCCACCAACTCCATATACATTAAGAGAACAGGCTAGAATTAATTTAAAATGGAATCCATATATTCAAGAGGGAATATGGAAGATAATAATAGATGCTAGTGAAGTTGTAGAAGGAGATGTCGATATATATCTGCCTATATCGGAGAAATTAAGTAAAAATACTAAATTTTTAGATCCAACCACAGAGCTTACGATAACAACTCCAGCTACTGCTAAAAGAGTTATATCTGTTGGAAGCTATGATCATAAAACAGATACAACATCATCTTTCTCTGGAAGAGGTGATGTATCAAGGAATATAGTCAAACCTGATATAGTAGCTCCGGGTGAGGATATAGTATCTAGTTTTCCAGGAGGAGGATTAGCAGCTCTTTCAGGAACGAGTATGGCAGCTCCACAAGTAGCTGGAAGTATAGCACTTTTAATGGAATGGGGAATAGCTGACGGAAATGACCCATTTTTATATGCTGATAGGATTAAAGCTTTAATATTAAAAAATGCTACACGAGATAAGAGTTTTTTAGAATATCCAGATGAGATTTGGGGGTATGGTGAATTGAATTTAAAAGATATTAATACACAAGGTTTTAGGAATTTATATAGAGGTGACAATAATTATAGGGATGGGAATGACGGTTTAAAGGAATATGTAGTAGAATATCAAGGTGATATAGCAGACGAATTAAATGAAATGGGTATAGATAAAATTCAAAAGATAAATGATAGATATGCAGTAGTATATGTTCCTGATTATCTAAATGCAGAAATATTAGTAGAAAGAATAGATAATATAGTAGCTGTAAGAAGACCTATGAAAATGGTACCTCTTATAGATAACAGTATAGAAGAGACTGGATCTAAATTCTTTCACGAGCATCCATATATACCTCAGACGGGAAGAGGTGTTTTGGTAGCTATAATTGATTCAGGGGTAGATTATTCTCATCCTGATTTTATATATGAGGATGACACTTCTAAGATAGTAAGTATTTGGGATCAGAATTTAGAAGGAAATCCACCAGAAGGATTTGTATTTGGGAAAGAATATACAAGAGAAGAAATAAATGAAGCAATTCAAAGTGGTGAAAAATTAGAGACTACAGATGAAACAGGCCATGGAACATTAGTAGCAGGAATAATAGGTGGAAGAGGAATGGTAGATGAAAAGTATGTAGGAGCTGCTCCTGATAGTGAATTTGTAGTTGTAAAATTAGAAAATCATAATGGGCATTATAATTCTTCAGATTTAATGCTTGGAATAAAATATGCATATGAAAAGGCACAAGAGCTCGGTATGCCTTTAGTTATAAATGTATCTGTAGGATCAAATGAAGGAAGTCATGATGGTAGAACTATGTTAGAAAATTATATATATGAATTAACTAGAAATAGAGGAGTAGTAGCTGTTACAGCAGCAGGAAATGAAGCAGATACTAAAACTCATTATAGTGGGAAATTTAATAATACAGGAGAAGTACAAGAAGTAGAGCTTAAAGTAGGAGAAAATCAAGATGATTTAGAAGTTTATTTTTGGGGTAAAAAACCTGATAGAATATCTGTGGGGTTGGTTTCTCCAACTGGAGATGCTATTGATAAAATACCAGCTAAATTAAGCGAAACTGAACTTGTGAAATTTACAATGGAAGGTTCAGAAACGAATATAACTTATAAATTCCCAGATGAGCTTACTGGAGATGAATTTATAGGGATTTCTTTCGAAAATATAAAACCTGGGAATTGGATTATAAAATTATATGGAGATTACATTGTAGATGGAAGATACGATATGTACCTACCTAATAAAGAATTACTTGCAGATGGAACTGAATTCTTAAAGGCAGATCCCTACGGAACTATAGTTACTCCAGGTACAGCAGAAGCTGGAATAACAGCAGGAGCTTATAATCATAGAGACAATAGTTTGTATAGAGCTTCTTCAAGAGGTCCAACTAGAGATGATAGAATAAAACCAGATATAGTAGCTCCGGGGGTTAATATAACGTCCACTACTCCAGGTGGAGGATATGGAACGATTACAGGAACAAGTGCTGCAGGAGCTCATACAGCAGGTGCTGTAGCACAGCTTTTACAGTGGGGAATAGTAGAAGGAAATGATACAAGAATGTATACTCCAAAAGTTAAGACTTACTTAATAAGAGGAGCTAATATGAGAGAAGGGGATGAATATCCTAATATATCTTGGGGGTATGGTTCTCTTGATTTACGACGTGCTTTTGAAAAAATAAGATCTGTATTTAACTGGAGATATTCTTCACAAGTTAAAAAAGATATATAA
- the nhaC gene encoding Na+/H+ antiporter NhaC, which translates to MSEKKRITLGVSLIPIISLVLFLVIAVFKFEASPHIPLIAASAIAGLVATYIGYTWKEIESGMLKSINMGMQAILILMIIGTIIGTWILSGVVPTMIYYGLQILSPSVFLVATAIICAVVALSTGSSWTTVGTVGIALVGVGKGLGMPEPMIAGAIISGAYFGDKMSPLSDTTNLAPAMAGATLFDHVRHMIFTTGPSFLIALVIYGVLGMKYAGGDVDSESINLILNTLNSQFNINLMLLVPPLLVIALVIFKVPAIPGLVGGTIIGGIFAVIFQGAGLEAILGAAQSGFVSNTGVDVVDQLLSRGGLDSMMGTVSLILCALSFGGILESTGMLECMAGNILKLAKGTGSLILVTVLSCIFTNLVTGDQYLSIVVPGRMYKDAYRKRGLHPKNLSRTLEDSGTLTSALIPWNTCGAYMSTTLGVHPFAYMQFAFLNLINPIVAIVYGYLGITIEYVDEEFFEEETA; encoded by the coding sequence ATGAGTGAAAAAAAACGTATAACGTTAGGAGTATCACTTATACCGATAATTTCATTGGTATTATTTTTAGTAATAGCGGTATTTAAATTTGAAGCATCTCCACATATACCTTTAATAGCAGCATCTGCTATTGCCGGTCTTGTGGCAACTTATATAGGATATACTTGGAAAGAAATAGAAAGTGGAATGTTAAAAAGTATAAATATGGGAATGCAAGCCATATTAATACTTATGATAATAGGTACTATAATAGGTACGTGGATATTAAGTGGAGTGGTTCCAACGATGATATATTATGGACTTCAGATATTATCACCATCTGTATTCTTAGTTGCAACTGCTATAATCTGTGCAGTAGTAGCACTTTCAACTGGATCTTCTTGGACAACTGTTGGTACTGTTGGTATAGCACTTGTTGGTGTTGGTAAGGGACTTGGAATGCCAGAACCTATGATTGCAGGAGCTATAATATCAGGTGCTTATTTTGGAGATAAAATGTCTCCTTTATCAGATACAACTAATTTAGCGCCTGCAATGGCTGGAGCTACATTGTTTGATCATGTAAGACATATGATATTTACAACGGGACCTTCATTTTTAATAGCGCTTGTTATATATGGGGTGCTTGGAATGAAGTATGCTGGAGGGGACGTTGATTCTGAGAGTATTAATTTGATACTTAATACTTTAAACAGTCAGTTCAATATAAATCTTATGTTATTAGTACCACCGCTTTTAGTTATAGCACTTGTTATATTTAAGGTTCCAGCGATACCTGGACTTGTAGGTGGAACGATAATAGGAGGTATATTTGCAGTTATATTCCAAGGAGCAGGTCTTGAAGCAATTTTAGGAGCAGCTCAAAGTGGATTCGTATCTAATACTGGAGTAGACGTAGTAGATCAACTATTAAGTAGAGGTGGACTTGATAGTATGATGGGTACTGTATCATTAATACTATGTGCACTTAGTTTTGGTGGTATATTAGAAAGTACAGGTATGCTTGAGTGTATGGCTGGTAATATATTAAAATTAGCAAAAGGTACAGGTTCGTTAATACTTGTTACTGTATTGTCTTGTATATTTACTAACTTAGTTACTGGAGATCAATATTTATCTATAGTTGTTCCTGGTAGAATGTATAAGGATGCATATAGAAAAAGAGGATTACATCCTAAGAATCTATCTAGAACACTTGAGGATTCAGGAACTTTAACTTCTGCATTAATTCCATGGAATACATGTGGAGCTTACATGTCAACAACACTTGGAGTTCATCCATTTGCTTATATGCAATTTGCATTTTTAAATTTAATTAATCCTATAGTGGCTATAGTATATGGATACTTAGGAATTACAATAGAATATGTAGATGAGGAATTCTTCGAAGAAGAAACAGCATAG
- a CDS encoding peptidoglycan-binding domain-containing protein: METGRLLVQVIDSKTKTPISGCRVNIYSTETDTQKTLAENLPTNEFGQTPIIDLPAPDLIYSQKPSETRPYSTYVVEVIKDGYVDVVVDGIQILATELAVQGIELDKIENTRFMRQETEIVVISEHTLWGVFPPKIPETPNKIIPPPTGFVVLDFPQVPEYIIVHDGSPDDDSAPNYWVRYKDYIKNVASSEIYSTWPVSTIYANVCAIVSFTLNRVFTEWYRGKGKNYTITSSTAFDHKWVYGRNIFENISLVVDDIFNLYFSRPGDRRQPLLSQYCDGVRVECPTWMTQWGSKYQGDLGKSYDEILRFFYGPNIAFKRAQVVTGVPTSYPGYTLGIGSSGSPVRTIQTQLNRIAQNYPAIPKMKVDGVYGDSTAEAVRTFQEIFRLPVTGTVDFRTWFKISDIYVAVTKIAELK, translated from the coding sequence ATGGAAACTGGTAGATTATTAGTTCAAGTTATAGATAGTAAAACTAAAACTCCAATATCAGGTTGTAGAGTCAATATTTATTCCACAGAAACTGACACTCAAAAAACTTTAGCAGAAAATCTCCCTACAAATGAATTTGGTCAAACACCGATTATAGATTTACCAGCACCTGACCTTATATATTCACAAAAACCATCAGAGACAAGACCTTATAGCACCTATGTAGTAGAGGTTATAAAAGATGGATATGTAGATGTTGTAGTAGATGGTATTCAAATACTGGCAACAGAACTTGCTGTTCAAGGCATAGAGCTTGATAAAATAGAAAACACTAGATTCATGAGACAAGAAACTGAAATTGTAGTTATTAGTGAACACACTTTATGGGGAGTATTTCCTCCAAAAATTCCAGAAACACCAAATAAAATTATACCTCCACCTACAGGATTTGTAGTTTTAGATTTTCCTCAAGTTCCAGAGTATATTATAGTACACGATGGTTCCCCAGATGATGATTCCGCTCCTAACTATTGGGTTAGATATAAGGACTATATAAAAAATGTGGCATCATCTGAAATATACTCAACATGGCCAGTAAGCACAATATACGCAAATGTATGTGCTATAGTATCATTTACTTTGAACAGAGTTTTTACTGAATGGTATCGAGGAAAAGGTAAAAATTACACTATAACATCATCAACAGCATTCGATCATAAATGGGTATACGGAAGAAATATATTCGAAAATATAAGTTTAGTTGTAGACGATATATTCAATCTATACTTTAGTAGACCAGGAGATAGAAGGCAACCTCTTCTTTCTCAGTACTGTGATGGTGTTCGAGTTGAATGTCCTACATGGATGACTCAATGGGGTAGTAAATATCAAGGAGATCTAGGTAAGTCTTATGATGAAATATTAAGATTTTTTTACGGACCTAATATAGCATTTAAAAGAGCTCAAGTAGTAACAGGAGTTCCTACCTCTTATCCTGGTTATACCCTAGGAATTGGTTCAAGTGGAAGTCCAGTTAGAACAATACAAACTCAACTAAATAGAATAGCACAAAACTATCCTGCTATCCCTAAAATGAAAGTAGACGGTGTATACGGAGACTCAACTGCTGAAGCTGTAAGAACATTCCAAGAAATATTTAGATTACCAGTTACAGGAACAGTAGATTTCCGTACTTGGTTTAAAATTTCTGATATTTACGTAGCAGTTACTAAAATTGCAGAATTAAAATAA
- the thiE gene encoding thiamine phosphate synthase produces the protein MKEYGLYIVTDSKILEGRDFYKCIEDALKGGVKTVQLREKYATGAEFLEKAIKLRELTKKYNAMFIVNDRVDIAIISNADGVHVGQSDIPVSYVKSIVGKDMIVGLSVSNVEEAKIAKEHGADYIGVGAMFNTSTKLDAKSVSIETLKNIRSQVDIPIVAIGGLQLDNIDPIKKCDIQGYAVISAILGKDDINSECTKWISKIK, from the coding sequence ATGAAGGAGTATGGTCTTTATATAGTTACAGATAGTAAAATCTTAGAAGGTAGAGATTTTTATAAATGCATAGAAGACGCATTAAAAGGTGGAGTTAAAACTGTTCAGCTTAGGGAAAAGTATGCAACTGGAGCTGAGTTTTTAGAAAAAGCAATTAAGTTAAGAGAGTTAACTAAAAAGTATAATGCTATGTTTATTGTAAATGATAGAGTTGATATTGCTATAATATCAAATGCCGATGGAGTTCATGTAGGTCAAAGTGATATACCTGTTTCTTATGTGAAATCTATAGTAGGAAAAGATATGATAGTAGGATTATCGGTATCTAATGTTGAAGAAGCTAAAATAGCTAAGGAGCATGGAGCGGATTATATAGGAGTGGGAGCGATGTTTAACACTTCTACAAAGCTTGATGCTAAAAGTGTGAGTATAGAAACGCTTAAGAATATAAGAAGCCAGGTCGATATTCCAATAGTAGCTATTGGAGGATTGCAACTAGATAACATAGATCCAATAAAAAAATGCGACATTCAAGGATATGCAGTTATATCTGCTATACTAGGAAAAGATGATATAAACAGTGAATGTACCAAATGGATATCTAAAATAAAATAG
- a CDS encoding cold-shock protein — translation MKTGIVKWFNSEKGFGFITVDGGEDVFVHFSAIQTEGFKTLEEGQKVEFEVTDGPKGPQAANVSRI, via the coding sequence ATGAAAACAGGAATAGTTAAATGGTTCAATAGCGAAAAAGGATTTGGTTTCATAACAGTAGATGGTGGAGAAGACGTATTCGTACATTTCTCAGCAATCCAAACTGAAGGATTCAAAACTTTAGAAGAAGGACAAAAAGTTGAATTCGAAGTAACTGATGGACCTAAAGGACCTCAAGCTGCTAACGTAAGTAGAATATAA
- a CDS encoding Na/Pi cotransporter family protein: protein MAVEIAMGIIGGLGLFLYGMNLMAAGLQKAAGERLKKIIAMLTSNRFMAVLVGTFVTAVIQSSSATTVMVVGFVNAGIMKLTQAIGVIMGANIGTTVTAQLVSFKLTDIAPVAVGIGMIIYLFSSNERNKKFAEILIGFGILFIGMDFMKHAVKPLREVKAFTDALVSFGHNPFLGILMGFGLTVIVQSSSASMGILLALASEGLMPLSSALPILYGENIGTCVTALLSSIGASKNAKRAAIMHLTFNIIGTTIFAFILSAPITALVTKFNPTDVTRQIANAHTLFNIINVVIQFPFAMFIVKIAMTIIPEKEDEKEYRLTKYIDDRILETPSIALSNSVRETLRMGKKARKSLESSMNAFLNKSKKDADVTFEKERKINDLQKILTEYLMKLSNKDLSVKHREIIDALFHTIGDIERVGDHADNIAELAVEVIEKDISFSDRAIEDLKIMFEKVMSAYKTSLDSMKNADISLALSVLKIEEEIDEMEKAYRKNHIYRLNNNKCNIESGIVFLELISNMERIGDHASNIAKYVIDANPNS from the coding sequence ATGGCTGTAGAAATAGCAATGGGAATAATTGGTGGTCTAGGATTGTTTCTATATGGAATGAATCTAATGGCTGCAGGACTTCAAAAAGCAGCAGGAGAGAGATTGAAAAAGATAATAGCTATGTTGACTAGTAATAGATTTATGGCTGTTTTAGTAGGAACGTTTGTTACTGCTGTTATACAAAGTAGTAGTGCTACGACTGTTATGGTTGTTGGATTTGTTAATGCTGGAATAATGAAATTAACTCAAGCTATAGGAGTTATAATGGGAGCCAATATTGGTACTACAGTTACAGCTCAACTTGTATCTTTTAAATTAACTGATATAGCACCAGTTGCTGTTGGAATCGGTATGATAATATATTTATTTTCATCTAATGAACGAAATAAAAAATTTGCAGAGATATTAATAGGTTTTGGTATATTATTTATAGGTATGGATTTTATGAAACATGCTGTTAAGCCTTTAAGAGAGGTTAAGGCTTTTACTGATGCATTAGTAAGTTTTGGACATAATCCTTTTCTTGGAATATTAATGGGATTTGGACTTACTGTAATAGTTCAAAGTAGTAGTGCTTCAATGGGTATACTTTTAGCTCTTGCATCTGAAGGATTAATGCCACTATCATCAGCTCTTCCTATATTATATGGAGAGAACATAGGAACTTGTGTTACTGCTCTTTTATCGAGTATAGGAGCTAGTAAAAATGCAAAAAGAGCAGCTATCATGCACTTAACATTTAATATTATAGGTACTACGATATTTGCTTTTATTCTAAGTGCTCCTATAACTGCACTTGTAACAAAATTTAATCCTACTGATGTTACAAGACAAATAGCTAATGCTCATACACTGTTTAATATTATAAATGTTGTAATACAGTTTCCGTTTGCAATGTTCATAGTGAAAATTGCTATGACTATAATACCGGAAAAAGAAGATGAAAAAGAATATAGACTTACTAAGTATATAGATGATAGAATTCTTGAAACACCATCAATAGCTCTTTCGAACTCTGTAAGAGAGACTTTGAGAATGGGTAAGAAGGCTAGAAAATCATTGGAATCTTCTATGAATGCATTCTTAAATAAATCTAAAAAAGATGCAGATGTAACATTTGAGAAAGAAAGAAAAATAAATGATTTACAAAAAATTCTTACGGAATATTTAATGAAATTATCGAATAAAGATTTATCTGTAAAGCACAGAGAAATAATAGATGCATTGTTCCACACTATAGGAGATATAGAAAGAGTTGGAGACCATGCTGATAATATAGCAGAACTTGCGGTAGAAGTTATAGAAAAAGACATATCTTTTTCTGATAGAGCTATAGAAGATTTAAAGATTATGTTTGAAAAGGTTATGTCAGCATATAAGACATCACTTGATTCTATGAAGAATGCAGATATTAGTTTGGCTTTAAGCGTATTAAAGATAGAAGAAGAAATAGATGAGATGGAAAAAGCATATAGAAAGAACCATATATATAGATTGAATAATAATAAATGTAATATAGAATCAGGAATAGTTTTCTTAGAATTAATAAGTAATATGGAGAGAATAGGAGATCATGCTTCTAACATAGCTAAATATGTTATTGATGCAAATCCAAATAGTTAA